Proteins from one Triplophysa dalaica isolate WHDGS20190420 chromosome 6, ASM1584641v1, whole genome shotgun sequence genomic window:
- the ecrg4b gene encoding augurin-B, which produces MSLPSHCVQAVLLISILSFCAPASGGLSEHRLHRIIRKQDVKELKARTTEQIAVSQSKAKEFLSVLHRSKRNVWDRSRPDVQQWIQQFMYMGFDEARLETDLSYWMDRARSHDQGRQHHHDENAPMSQQDPSSYRHGADVNYDNY; this is translated from the exons ATGTCACTCCCTAGCCACTGTGTGCAAGCTGTCCTTCTCATAAGCATCCTAAGTTTCTGCGCACCGGCATCAG GTGGCTTGTCTGAGCATAGACTTCACAGGATCATCAGGAAACAAGATG TAAAGGAGCTTAAAGCCAGAACTACAGAACAAATTGCAGTGTCTCAGTCCAAGGCCAAAGAATTTCTGTCAGTTCTTCACAGGTCTAAGAGAAACGTGTGGGACAGAAGCCGTCCTGACGTCCAGCAGTGGATCCAACAGTTCATGTATATGGGCTTTGATGAGGCT AGACTTGAGACTGATCTTTCCTATTGGATGGACCGTGCTAGATCACATGACCAGGGCCGGCAGCATCATCATGATGAGAATGCACCCATGAGCCAGCAGGACCCCAGTTCTTACAGACATGGAGCCGATGTCAACTATGATAATTATTAA
- the otos2 gene encoding otospiralin-like, which produces MSRLCFTLLLCVVLLGLLCLTDAEESKAESREKREVPNWALTSSDFFGWIEELRSHGGYDKIEELARTFWAHFPSASRLGYDPPAPEE; this is translated from the exons ATGTCTCGACTGTGTTTCACGCTCCTCTTGTGTGTGGTTTTGCTTGGACTCCTCTGTCTCACAG atgCAGAGGAAAGCAAGG CTGAATCAAGAGAAAAAAGAGAAGTGCCTAACTGGGCGCTGACATCTTCAGACTTTTTTGGGTGGATTGAAGAACTTCGCTCTCATGGTGGTTATGACAAGATTGAGGAGCTGGCTAGGACCTTCTGGGCTCATTTTCCTTCTGCTAGCCGCCTGGGTTATGATCCTCCTGCTCCAGAAGAATAA